The sequence GCGTTGGAGTAGGTGACGAAGGCCTGGTCGAACCAGCCGGACGAACCGGCGATCTCGGTGATCGCGTGGGCGATGCCGCCGCCGGTGCAGCTCTCGGCGCTGGTCACGCGCCAGCCGCGTGCTTGCAGCGCCGTGCCGAGCAGCCGGGCGAGGTCGATGGGATCGGGGGCGGACATGCTCGGCGGGAGATCAGTGAGCATTCTGCGGGCGAAGCGAGGCTCCCTCTGGCCCGCCCCGCAAAGTCTCCGACTTTGCGGGGGCCCCTGGGTGGCGAGGGCGGGGGGAGTAGGAATGAATCAGGAGCGAGCCCGCGTTTGAGCACGCACCGATCGTAAGCGCCCGGCCTTGCCGGGCGGCTGCGCTGCCGGTCACGATGGGTTCGCTCGGAGGAAGTGCTCGCGGTAGTACTTGAGCTCGTTGATCGATTCGTAGATGTCGGCCAGCGCCTCGTGCTTGCCGGCCTTGACCAGGCCCTTGGCAATGTCGGGCCGCCAGCGCTTGCACAGCTCCTTGATCGTCGAGACGTCGAGGTTGCGGTAATGGAACCAGTCCTCGAGCTCGGGCATCCAGCGCGCCATGAAGCGGCGGTCCTGATGGATGGTGTTGCCGCACATCGGCGAGGCGCCCTTGGGGACGTGCAGTGCCAGGAAATCGAGCAGCGTGCGGCTGGCGGCCGCTTCGTCGATCGTCGAGGCGCGCACCTTGTCGACCAGGCCCGACTTGCCGTGGGTGTTGCGGTTCCAGTCGTCCATCGCGTCGAGCACCGCGTCGGGCTGGTGCACCACCAGCACAGGGCCTTCGGCCACGGTGTCGAGGTTGGCGTCGGTGATCACCACGGCGAGTTCGATGATGCGTTCGCGCTCGGGGTCCAGGCCGGTCATTTCCATGTCGAGCCAGATGAGCCGGTTTTGGTCTTGTGCCATACTCTGCCGCCGTCTTTCTGCCCGCGCGTCTTCGGATGCCGCCGGGCGTCGATATTAAAAGCGCTCCATTTTCGCATACCCCGGCATGACCGCCCACGCCTTCAGTCTCGTCTTCCTGGCCTTTCTCCTGTTCTCCACCGGCCTGCAGCTCTGGCTCAAGACCCGGCACCTGCGCCACGTGCTGGCCCACCGCGCCGCGGTACCGGCCGATTTCGCCAGCCAGATCGATCTCGCCGCCCATCAGAAGGCCGCCGACTACACCGCCGCCAAGGTGCGCTTCGCCCGCCTGGCGATCGGCTGGGACGCGCTCCTGCTGGCCGGCTTCACGCTCGGCGGCGTGCTGGGCCTGTTCGACCAGCTCGCGCGCGGCTGGCTCGGCTCGGGCATCGGCGCCGGCCTGGCGCTGATCGCGCTGCTGACCGTCGCCAACGGCATCCTGACGTTGCCGTTCTCGCTGTATTCGACCTTCGTGCTCGAGGCGCGCTTCGGCTTCAACAAGGTCACGCCGCTGCTGTTCGTGGTCGACCTGGTCAAGTCGACGGTGCTCGGCGCCTTGCTCGGCCTGCCGCTGGTGGCGCTGGTGCTGTGGCTGATGGAGGCGGCCGGCGCGCTGTGGTGGCTGTACGCCTGGGCCGCCTGGGTGGTCTTCGGCCTCGCGGTGATGGCGATCTACCCGACCTTCATCGCGCCGCTGTTCAACAAGTTCACCCCGCTGGCCGACGCGGCGCTGAAGGACCGCATCGACGCGCTGCTGCGCAAGTGCGGCTTCGCCTCCAACGGCGTGTTCGTGATGGACGGCAGCAAGCGCAGCAGTCACGGCAACGCCTACTTCACCGGCTTCGGCCGGACCAAGCGCATCGTGTTCTTCGACACCCTGGTCGAGCGCCTCGAACCGCTCGAGGTCGAGGCGGTGCTGGCGCACGAGCTCGGCCATTACAAGCGCCGCCACATCGTCAAGCGCATGGCGACGATGTATGCGCTCGGCCTCGCCACGCTGGCGCTGCTCGGCCTGCTCAAGGATTCGGACTGGTTCTACGCTGGCCTCGGCGTGGCCGCGCCGTCGACCGCGGCGGCGCTGCTGCTGTTCTTCCTGGCGCTGCCGGTGTTCACCTTCCCGTTCGCCTGGCTGGCCAGCCGCGGCTCGCGCAAGCACGAGTACGAGGCCGATGCCTACGCCGCCGAAGTCAGCGACGGCGCGGCGCTGGTGTCCGGCCTGGTCAAGCTCTACCGCGACAATGCCTCGACGCTGACGCCCGATCCGTTGCATTCGCTGTTCTACGATTCCCATCCGCCGGCCGCGCTGCGCATCGCCGCGTTGCGGCGCGCCGCCGCCTGAACCCCGCCGGCCGCGCCTGCGGCCGGCATCGCCATATAGGAGCAATGCCATGAGTCTCGCCCAGGAACGCTGCCAGGCCGTGGTGCCCAACCTGACCGAGGACGAGCGCCGCGCGCTCTTGGCCGAGGTGTCGGGCTGGGCCATCGAGGCCGGCAAGCTGCGCAAGACCTTCCGCTTCGCCAACTATTACGAGACGCTGGCCTTCGTGAACGCCTCGGCCTGGATCTCGCACCGCGAGGACCATCACCCCGAGCTGCACGTCACCTACAACAGCGTGGCCGTGGCCTACGACACCCATTCCTGCAACGGCATCAGCCGCAACGATTTCGTCTGCGCCGCCCAGCTCGACGCGCTGGTCTGATGGTCGATACCGCGCGCATCGTCCAGTCGCACGGCAAGGCCTTCATCGTCGACGTCGGCGGCCGCCGCTATACCGCCAGCGCGCGCAAGAAGAAGACCGACTTCGCGGTCGGCGACCGGGTCGAGGTCGGCCTGCTCAACGACGAGCAGGCGGTGATCGAGCGCGCCTTGCCGCGAGTGAGCCTGCTCTACCGTTCCGACCTGTTCCGCGAGAAGCTGATCGCCGCCAACGTCACCCAGATCGCGGTGGTGCTGGCGGCCGTGCCGAGCTTCTACGAGGAGCTGCTGAGCCGTTGCCTGGTGGCGGCCGAGGACGCCGACATCCGCGCGCTGATCGTGCTCAACAAGGCCGACCTGGCCGAGACCGCCGCGGCCCGCCGGCAGCTCGAGCCGTATCGCGCGCTCGGCTACCCGATGGTCGAGCTGTCGGCGCGCGAGGATGTCGGCCCGCTGTGGCCGCACCTGGAAGACCAGGTCACCGTCTTCGTCGGCCAGAGCGGCATGGGCAAGTCGACGCTGGTCAACGCGCTGGTGCCGGCCGCCAATGCGCGTACCAACGAGATTTCCGAGGCGCTCGATTCGGGCAAGCACACCACCACCCACGCCACGCTCTACCCCTTGGCCAACGGCGGCGAGCTGATCGATTCGCCGGGCCTGCAGGAATTCGGCCTGCGTCACCTGCCGGCCGACCGGCTGGCGCCGCTGTTCCCGGAATTCCGCCGCTACATCGGCCAGTGCCGCTTCCACAATTGCCGCCACGACCGCGAACCGGGCTGCGCGCTGATCGCAGCGCTCGAAGGCGGCGAGATTCTGCCGCAGCGGCTGCAACTGTTGCGCAAGCTGCGTGCGGAGTGCGACGCGCGGGCGCCTTGAGCCTTGCTACGGTGTGCCGGATCGCCCTTGGCGGCGGCCGCCGCGGAAAAAAGATCGCAAAAACAGACTTCTAATCCGGCCCGGCCGGCGTTAGAATGTGGGCCCTTTTTCCCATTAACCTATCACTTACGAAAGTAGGACTGATATTCATGCCTAGCGTACGCGTCAAAGAAAACGAGCCGTTTGAGGTAGCCATGCGCCGCTTCAAGCGGGCGGTGGAAAAAACCGGCCTGCTCACCGAACTCCGTGCTCGCGAGTTCTACGAGAAGCCGACCACCGAACGCAAGCGCAAGCTGGCCGCTGCCGTGAAGCGCCATTACAAGCGCATCCGCAGCCAGCAACTGCCGAAAAAGTACTACTAAGCAGCTGCGTTTTCTGCGTACCCACGCGCCCAAGGCCGCCGGTCTATACTGGCGGCCTTGTGTTTTTCGACCGTCCCAACTCTTCAGGGCAAGCTCATGAGCCTCAAGCAACGCATCACCGACGACATGAAAACCGCCATGCGCCAGAAGGAGACTGCCCGCCTGGGCACCATCCGCCTCTTGCTGGCCGCCATGAAGCAGAAGGAAGTCGACGAACGCATCGAATTGAGCGACGAGCAGATCGTCGCCATCATCGACAAGATGCAGAAGCAGCGCCGCGATTCGATCGGCCAGTACGAGGCCGCCGGTCGGCAGGACCTGGCCGACGTCGAGAAAGCCGAGATGGCGGTGCTGGAAGGCTATATGCCGCAGCAGGCCGACGAGGCCGAGATCGCTGCGACCGTCGAAGCCGCGGTGGCGGCCCATGGCGCCACGGTGGCCGCGATGGGCAAGATCATGGCCGAGGTGAAGGCCAAGCTGGCCGGCCGTGCCGACCTGAGCAAGGTATCCGCGCTGGTCAAGGCGCGCCTGCAGTAAAGGATTGCCGCAGCGGCCGCCCCGGTCGCCGCGTCCACGATGGCCCGTATTCCCGACGAATTCGTCCAGGACCTGCTCAATCGCCTCGACATCGTCGAGGTGGTCGAGCGCTATCTGCCGCTCAAGAAGGCGGGGCAGAACTACGCTGCCTGCTGCCCCTTCCACAAGGAAAAATCGCCGTCCTTCACGGTGAGCCCGACCAAGCAGTTCTACCACTGCTTCGGCTGCGGCGCGCACGGCTCGGCCATCGGCTTCGTGATGGAATATGAGGGTATGGGCTTCATCGACACGGTCGAGAAGCTGGCCGAGTCGATCGGCATGCAGGTGCCGCGCAGCGAGGGCCGCGCCGACGACGCGCCGCGCCGGCAGCAGCAGACCAGCCTGGTCGAGCTCAATACCCGGGCGATGCATTTCTACCGCGAGCAGCTCAAGCAGAGCCCGCGCGCGATCGATTACCTCAAGCGGCGCGGCCTGACCGGCCAGATCGCCGCGCGCTTCGGCCTCGGCTATGCGCCGGGCGACTGGCATCCGCTGGCCGCCTGCTTCAGCGACTACGCCACCAATCCGCAGCTCAACGAAGTCGGCCTGGTGATCGACCACGCCGACAGCGGCCGCCGCTACGACCGCTTCCGCGACCGCGTGCTGTTCCCGATCCTCGACGGCAAGGGCCAGGTGATCGGCTTCGGCGGCCGGGTGATCGACCAGGGCGAGCCGAAGTACCTGAATTCGCCGGAAACCCCGCTGTTCCAGAAGGGGCTCGAGCTCTACGGCCTGCCGCAGGCGCGCCAGGCGATCCGCGCCAAGAACCGGGTGCTGGTGGTCGAGGGCTACATGGACGTGGTCGCGCTGGCCCAGCACGGCGTCGAGTACGCGGTGGCCACGCTCGGCACCGCCTGCACGCCCGAGCATGTGAAAAAGCTGATGCGGCTGGCCGACCAGGTGGTGTTCAGCTTCGACGGCGACCGCGCCGGCCGCAAGGCGGCCTGGCGTGCGCTGGAGAACAGCCTGGCGCTGGCCAGCGACGGCAAGACGCTGAGCTTCCTGTTCCTGCCGGCCGAGCATGACCCGGACAGCTATATCCGCGAATTCGGCCACGAGGCCTTCGAGGCGCTGATCGACCGCGACGCGCTCGGCCTGGTGGCGTTCCTCGCGCGCGAGCTGGCCGCCCAGGTCGATCTCGCCAGCGACGAGGGCAAGGCGCGCTTCCTGCACTTGGCCCGGCCGCTGGTCGAGCAGATCCGGGCGCCGGCGCTCGGCGTGCTGGTGCGCAAGAAGCTGGCCGAGCTGGCCGGCCTCGAGATGGCCGAGGCGGTGCAACTGCTCGGCGGTGCGATGCCGGCGCCGGCGGCGCCCTATGAGGTTCCGCAGCCGTCGCGTCAAGGCGAGGGTTGGTCGGGCAAGGGAAAGGGCGGCGGAGGAGGCTGGAAGAAGACCGGCGGCAAGTGGAGCAAGCGCGACGAGTTGCCGCCGATCACCACGCCGCGGCCGAATGCCGACCTGGGCCGCGAGCTCTTGCAAATCCTGATGATCGCCCCCAGGTTTGCCTTGGAGCTGCCCCAGTTCGAACTGACGTCCGAGGCATTGAGCCCGAGCCTGCGCGCGGTGCTGCGGGTGGTCGACTACGTGCACGGGTTGGACCAGCCGCCGGCGTCCGGCCACCTGCTCGAGGCGATGCGCGGCGATGAGGTCTACCCCTTGCTGGCCGAGGCGATGACCAAGGGCGAATTCGCCTATGGCCACGGCGACCCGGAGGCCCTGGCCGAAACCTGGCGCGGCGCGCTCGAGCGGGTACTGCTGCAGCTCGAAAGGCCGCGCGTGAAGCGCCGGCTGAGCGAGCTCGAGGCCAAGGGCTTCGGCAACCTGAGCCCGGCCGAGAAGGACGAATACGGCCGGCTTTCGCTGCTCGGCCGCGCGATATAAACCCGGCAGCGCGCCCCGTCGGCAACTAGACTGAAATCGCGGCGCCGGAACGGCGGCCCGGCGCGGCAGTCCAAGCGCTGGACCCCGGCGCAAACGCAGGCCGATGGCGAAGTGACTGTTTTGAGAGCGGATTACGTCGAAGAGACGGTAATCCGTGATACTATCCCACGTTTCCCCGTACCCAGATCCGAGATATCACCGATGGCGGCAGATCAAGAACTCGACAAGTCCGAAGCCAAGCGTGACGCGGAATCGCGTCTCGACAGCGAGGCGCGCAAGGCACGCTTCAAGAACCTGATCGTGCTCGGCAAAGAGCGTGGCTACCTGACCTACGCCGAGATCAACGATCACCTGCCGGAAGACATGCTCGACGCCGAACAGATCGAAGGCGTCATCAGCATGATCACCAATATGGGCATCCAGGTCTACGACGAGGCGCCCGATGCCGAATCGTTGCTGATGTCCGACGCCACGCCGGCCGCGGTGGCCGACGACGACGTCGCCGAAGAGGCCGAGGCCGCGCTGTCGACGGTGGATTCCGAATTCGGCCGCACCACCGATCCGGTGCGGATGTACATGCGCGAGATGGGACGGTCGAGCTCCTGACCCGCGAGGGCGAGATCGAGATCGCCAAGCGCATCGAGGACGGCCTCAAGCACATGATCCAGGCGATCACCGCCTGCCCGACCACGGTCGGCGACATCCTTGGCATGGTCGACAAGGCCCTGGCCGACGAGATCCGCATCGACGAGGTGGTCGACGATTTCATCGATCCGAACGCGGTCGAGGAAGAGGCCGCCGCGCCGGCGGCGCCCGAGCTGACCGATGCCGAAGGCGAAGAGGACGTGCCGATCGAGGGCGCCGAAGAGGAAGACGAAGACGGCGACGGCAGCGCCGCCGCGGCCGCCAACCTCGAAGAGCTCAAGAACAAGGCGCGCGAGCACTTCGCCGTCATCCGCGACATCTACGACCGCATGCTCAAGGCGCTGGCCAAGCACGGCCCGCACGCCAAGCAGTACACCCAGCTGCAGGAAGAGCTGTCGGCCGAGTTCCTGAAGATCCGCTTCTCGGCCCGCCAGGTCGAGAACCTGTGCGACAGCCTGCGCAACATGGTCGACGAGATCCGCGGCTTCGAGCGCGAGATCATGGACATCTGCGTGCAGAAGGTGAAGATGCCGCGCGAGCACTTCATCAAGGTGTTCCCCGGCAACGAGGACAACCCGGACTGGGTGAAGAACGAAATCGGTTCGGGCAAGAGCTACGCCGCCATCCTCGAGCGCTACCAGCACGCGGTGATGGAGAAGCAGTCCAAGCTGGCCGAGCTGCAGCAGCGCGCCATGCTGCCGATCAAGGACCTGAAGGAGATCAACCGCCAGATGTCGACCGGCGAGGCCAAGGCCCGCCGCGCCAAGCGCGAGATGATCGAGGCCAACCTGCGTCTGGTGATCTCGATCGCCAAGAAGTACACCAATCGCGGCCTGCAGTTCCTCGACCTGATCCAGGAAGGCAACATCGGCCTGATGAAGGCGGTGGACAAGTTCGAATACCGCCGCGGCTACAAGTTCTCGACCTACGCGACCTGGTGGATCCGCCAGGCCATCACGCGCTCGATCGCCGACCAGGCGCGCACCATCCGCATCCCGGTGCACATGATCGAGACGATCAACAAGATGAACCGCATCTCGCGGCAGATCCTGCAGGAAACCGGCATCGAGCCGGATCCGGCCACGCTGGCCGCCCGCATGGACATGCCCGAGGACAAGATCCGCAAGATCCTCAAGATCGCCAAGGAGCCGATCTCGATGGAGACGCCGATCGGCGACGACGACGATTCGCACCTGGGCGATTTCATCGAGGACCAGAACAACCTGGCCCCGGTGGATGCGGCGGTGTACGCCAGCCTGCGCGACGCGACCCGCGACGTGCTCGACACGCTGACGCCGCGCGAAGCCAAGGTGCTGCGCATGCGCTTCGGCATCGAGATGAATACCGACCACACGCTGGAAGAGGTCGGCAAGCAGTTCGACGTGACGCGTGAGCGGATCCGCCAGATCGAAGCCAAGGCGCTGCGCAAGCTGCGCCACCCGACGCGGTCCGAGCGGCTCAAGAGCTTCCTCGACAGCCTGGCGAGCGAGGGCGGCTGACCGGTTCTGGGCCTTTAGCTCAGTCGGTTAGAGCAGGGGACTCATAATCCCTTGGTCCCGGGTTCGAGCCCCGGAGGGCCCACCAAGCAGGACGGGGCTTGCAGCGATGCAAGCCCCTTTTGTTTTGCACCGCAATTCTTGGCTTGCTCCGCAATCCGCCTGAATTGACGGCATGACGCGCCGTACGTCTTCTTCCCCGACGCTCCAGCTGGGCCACGCCTCCTATTCTTCGACCGGTTTCGAAATACTGAAGACCGACTCTGTACTCCGCGCCGGGTGATCTACCCGCTGCGCGTCCTTCACCGCACTGCCGAGCCTAGTCGCAAGGCGGGCAGTTTTTACTGTCCGCCGCGTCAACATTGCAACGAGCTCGGCCTTGGCGCGACTCGCGCCACCGACGCGCAGGCATCGCTTCGCAGGCGTTGCCCACGGCATCGCGGCCCGGCAGAGCCGCCCTCTGTGCACGCATGCTCGATCACCTCGCTGCCGAATCCTCCGCTGCGATCGCCACCGGCAGCCCGCCTTGGTCACGCCGGCACCGGCCGGTGCCTCGCCTGGCCCGACAGGAGCCTCGTCCTTTCCCGATCTCGTCGCGGCGATCATCGTGCCGCGCCGCCGCTGGCATGCGACCTGCTATTCCTGCTCCAGTCGCGGCATCAACCCCATGAACAGGAGCAAACGACATGGCCAAGCCTGGATACGATCCGCAGCAGCTCGAAGAACTGCTGCTGCAAGCCCTGCAGACCGAACTCGGCGGCATCGAGGTCTACACCGCCGCGGTGTCGGTCGCGATCAACGAGGACCTGCGCAAGGAATGGACCGGCTACCTCGAGGAGACCCACACCCACCGCGATGTCCTGCTGAACGTGTTCGAGGAGCTGGGCCTCGATCCCGAGAAGACGACGCCGGGCCGCATGGTCGTGAAGCATCACGGCGAATCGCTGGTGCAGGCGATCATGATGGCGAAGCAGGACGGCACGCCCGAGGCGGCGCAACTGGTCGCCGGGGAGTGCGTCGTGCTGGCCGAGACCAAGGATCACCAGAACTGGTCGCTGATCGGCCTCCTGGTGGAAAAGTCGAGCGGCGAGGCGCTCAAGGTGCTCAAGCGTGCCTACGAGGCGGTGGAGGCCGACGAGGACCATCACCTGTTCCACACCAAGGGCTGGACGCGCGAGCTGTGGATCGAGTCGCTCGGCCTGCCCGCCGTGCTGCCGCCGCCCGAAGAGATCAAGCACGTCGAGACGGCGATCGGCGCGGCGCGCGCGGAACAGGCGCGCGACTCGATGATGTAGTCGCCGGCCGCCCGCCTGCTTCGGTCGCACATGGCCCCGTGGATTCGTCGTCCATGGGGCCGTTCATTGGGCGCCCTTGCAGCTTCGCTCCGGGCGAGCCCGCTCTGCCCGGCGGGCATGACGGCTGTTCAAGCCGGTGCTGGTGGGCGCCTCCACCGCCGAGGCCACCGGCAGCCGCGACCTGCCGTGGTATCCGGCCGGCCTGCCGATCTCGCAGCCGCTGCACTTCGGCGACTACGGCGGCAAGCCGATGCAGCCCATCTGGGCGCTGCTGGAGCTGACCGCCGTCGTCGTGCTCGGCAGCGGGCCGTACCTGTGGCTGGCCAAGCGCAGGCAGGCCGCCGAC is a genomic window of Chitinimonas koreensis containing:
- a CDS encoding PepSY domain-containing protein gives rise to the protein MGASTAEATGSRDLPWYPAGLPISQPLHFGDYGGKPMQPIWALLELTAVVVLGSGPYLWLAKRRQAADASAALPCRLSAGEPPPLASAIRLPIRRPPRRSGSG
- the rsgA gene encoding ribosome small subunit-dependent GTPase A translates to MVDTARIVQSHGKAFIVDVGGRRYTASARKKKTDFAVGDRVEVGLLNDEQAVIERALPRVSLLYRSDLFREKLIAANVTQIAVVLAAVPSFYEELLSRCLVAAEDADIRALIVLNKADLAETAAARRQLEPYRALGYPMVELSAREDVGPLWPHLEDQVTVFVGQSGMGKSTLVNALVPAANARTNEISEALDSGKHTTTHATLYPLANGGELIDSPGLQEFGLRHLPADRLAPLFPEFRRYIGQCRFHNCRHDREPGCALIAALEGGEILPQRLQLLRKLRAECDARAP
- a CDS encoding GatB/YqeY domain-containing protein, translated to MSLKQRITDDMKTAMRQKETARLGTIRLLLAAMKQKEVDERIELSDEQIVAIIDKMQKQRRDSIGQYEAAGRQDLADVEKAEMAVLEGYMPQQADEAEIAATVEAAVAAHGATVAAMGKIMAEVKAKLAGRADLSKVSALVKARLQ
- a CDS encoding M48 family metallopeptidase; amino-acid sequence: MTAHAFSLVFLAFLLFSTGLQLWLKTRHLRHVLAHRAAVPADFASQIDLAAHQKAADYTAAKVRFARLAIGWDALLLAGFTLGGVLGLFDQLARGWLGSGIGAGLALIALLTVANGILTLPFSLYSTFVLEARFGFNKVTPLLFVVDLVKSTVLGALLGLPLVALVLWLMEAAGALWWLYAWAAWVVFGLAVMAIYPTFIAPLFNKFTPLADAALKDRIDALLRKCGFASNGVFVMDGSKRSSHGNAYFTGFGRTKRIVFFDTLVERLEPLEVEAVLAHELGHYKRRHIVKRMATMYALGLATLALLGLLKDSDWFYAGLGVAAPSTAAALLLFFLALPVFTFPFAWLASRGSRKHEYEADAYAAEVSDGAALVSGLVKLYRDNASTLTPDPLHSLFYDSHPPAALRIAALRRAAA
- the orn gene encoding oligoribonuclease, which gives rise to MAQDQNRLIWLDMEMTGLDPERERIIELAVVITDANLDTVAEGPVLVVHQPDAVLDAMDDWNRNTHGKSGLVDKVRASTIDEAAASRTLLDFLALHVPKGASPMCGNTIHQDRRFMARWMPELEDWFHYRNLDVSTIKELCKRWRPDIAKGLVKAGKHEALADIYESINELKYYREHFLRANPS
- the rpsU gene encoding 30S ribosomal protein S21; this encodes MPSVRVKENEPFEVAMRRFKRAVEKTGLLTELRAREFYEKPTTERKRKLAAAVKRHYKRIRSQQLPKKYY
- a CDS encoding 4a-hydroxytetrahydrobiopterin dehydratase encodes the protein MSLAQERCQAVVPNLTEDERRALLAEVSGWAIEAGKLRKTFRFANYYETLAFVNASAWISHREDHHPELHVTYNSVAVAYDTHSCNGISRNDFVCAAQLDALV
- the dnaG gene encoding DNA primase → MARIPDEFVQDLLNRLDIVEVVERYLPLKKAGQNYAACCPFHKEKSPSFTVSPTKQFYHCFGCGAHGSAIGFVMEYEGMGFIDTVEKLAESIGMQVPRSEGRADDAPRRQQQTSLVELNTRAMHFYREQLKQSPRAIDYLKRRGLTGQIAARFGLGYAPGDWHPLAACFSDYATNPQLNEVGLVIDHADSGRRYDRFRDRVLFPILDGKGQVIGFGGRVIDQGEPKYLNSPETPLFQKGLELYGLPQARQAIRAKNRVLVVEGYMDVVALAQHGVEYAVATLGTACTPEHVKKLMRLADQVVFSFDGDRAGRKAAWRALENSLALASDGKTLSFLFLPAEHDPDSYIREFGHEAFEALIDRDALGLVAFLARELAAQVDLASDEGKARFLHLARPLVEQIRAPALGVLVRKKLAELAGLEMAEAVQLLGGAMPAPAAPYEVPQPSRQGEGWSGKGKGGGGGWKKTGGKWSKRDELPPITTPRPNADLGRELLQILMIAPRFALELPQFELTSEALSPSLRAVLRVVDYVHGLDQPPASGHLLEAMRGDEVYPLLAEAMTKGEFAYGHGDPEALAETWRGALERVLLQLERPRVKRRLSELEAKGFGNLSPAEKDEYGRLSLLGRAI